A genomic segment from Thermodesulfobacteriota bacterium encodes:
- the glp gene encoding gephyrin-like molybdotransferase Glp gives MKEDFFTVVPPQTVLSMVDRFTPVELEDVPLARAHGRVLGRDIVITGDLPGFARSTMDGFAVRAAATFGASETNPVYLERMGAVVMGEAPGFCLGAGQAAEIPTGGMMPEGADSVVIIEHTRLIDNTLLEIFKSAAPGENVIAADEDFKKGDIALPGGVRVRSQEAGLLAALGIVDVTVFRKPTVGIISTGDEVVPAEETPAPGRVRDVNTYTLAALAEEAGARPVIYGIVDDHPDHLKEKTAAALAECDMVLLSGGSSLGTRDFTLEVINSLPDSELLVRGIAIRPGKPTLLARISGKPFWGLPGQVASAMVIFSVIVRPFIDRLAGVRGTTRRFNREISALTARNIPSVSGREDYIRVRLEEKEGVLLAWPVFGKSGLLNTMTAADGLIVIDADTEGLKAGTPVSVKLF, from the coding sequence ATGAAAGAAGACTTCTTCACGGTTGTTCCCCCGCAAACCGTTCTGTCCATGGTCGACCGCTTTACCCCGGTTGAACTGGAAGACGTGCCCCTCGCCCGGGCCCACGGCCGGGTGCTGGGGCGGGATATCGTCATCACCGGCGACTTGCCGGGTTTCGCCCGTTCGACCATGGACGGGTTCGCGGTTCGGGCCGCGGCCACCTTTGGCGCCTCCGAAACCAACCCGGTCTATCTGGAACGCATGGGTGCGGTGGTCATGGGGGAGGCACCGGGATTTTGCCTTGGCGCCGGCCAGGCGGCCGAGATCCCCACCGGGGGCATGATGCCCGAAGGCGCCGACAGCGTCGTCATCATCGAACACACCCGGCTGATCGACAACACGTTGCTTGAAATTTTCAAGTCCGCGGCTCCGGGAGAAAACGTCATCGCGGCCGACGAGGATTTTAAAAAAGGCGACATCGCCCTGCCCGGGGGCGTCCGCGTAAGAAGCCAGGAAGCCGGCTTGCTGGCCGCCCTCGGCATTGTCGACGTGACCGTTTTCCGCAAGCCCACCGTCGGGATCATTTCCACCGGCGACGAAGTGGTGCCGGCGGAAGAGACGCCCGCCCCCGGCCGGGTCCGGGACGTCAACACCTACACCCTGGCCGCCCTGGCCGAAGAGGCCGGAGCCCGGCCGGTCATTTACGGCATTGTCGACGACCACCCGGATCATCTGAAGGAAAAAACAGCCGCCGCCCTGGCCGAATGCGACATGGTGCTCCTGTCCGGCGGCAGTTCCCTGGGGACACGCGACTTCACCCTGGAGGTGATCAACTCCCTGCCCGATTCGGAGCTCCTGGTGCGCGGCATCGCCATCCGGCCGGGCAAGCCGACCCTGCTGGCCCGGATCAGCGGCAAACCGTTCTGGGGCCTGCCGGGCCAGGTCGCTTCGGCCATGGTCATCTTCTCCGTCATTGTCCGGCCTTTTATCGACCGGCTGGCCGGCGTCCGGGGAACAACCCGCCGATTTAACCGGGAAATCTCCGCCCTGACCGCGAGGAATATTCCTTCGGTTTCCGGGCGGGAGGATTACATCCGCGTGAGACTGGAGGAAAAGGAGGGCGTCCTCCTGGCTTGGCCGGTCTTCGGAAAATCCGGACTGCTCAACACCATGACCGCCGCCGACGGACTGATTGTCATTGACGCCGACACCGAAGGCCTAAAAGCCGGTACGCCGGTATCGGTGAAGTTATTTTAA
- a CDS encoding FecR family protein, with translation MKSSMIRKCLVVFLVLQLAIPGSIFATAVGEFTSVVGTVTQTRGKEVIIPAAKTPVQIKDLIATDQSSSAAMAFSDDSTIHLGQNSKLEISQFLFKKTSRAAVLLLSTGQLKAAVSKFIGGENTFEVHSPTCVIGVRGTGFDITEAKEADKTKATINCTEGSLNLSALSDKGTVVSTAVLEAGQMAVITGGVITISLIGAAAAAGGGSAAAASSGGATAAGGGATATAAGTTAAAGTTATAAGLSTGAIVGLTAAGVAGAGAAVAVASGGGGGGGGGGGGEDTDNNGTTPYDATGTWQWTLTEGENNCGDPVILNDVGTATITQTGTTFTGYDQDGSFSGTVSGATYTFTASTPEDSGTTTDYTTIELTSATEGTYVTYWEWTDGTNSCSGMEKGYLTKIQ, from the coding sequence ATGAAATCCAGCATGATCCGGAAGTGTCTTGTCGTTTTTCTGGTACTGCAACTGGCCATTCCCGGTTCCATCTTCGCGACGGCGGTGGGCGAGTTCACTTCCGTCGTCGGCACGGTGACACAGACCCGGGGGAAAGAGGTCATCATACCGGCTGCGAAGACTCCGGTTCAAATTAAGGATCTGATCGCCACCGATCAGTCGTCATCAGCGGCCATGGCGTTCTCCGACGACAGCACCATCCATCTGGGGCAGAACTCGAAGCTGGAAATCAGCCAGTTTCTGTTCAAAAAAACATCCCGCGCGGCTGTTCTGCTGCTGTCGACCGGCCAGTTGAAGGCCGCCGTCAGCAAGTTCATCGGCGGGGAGAACACTTTTGAAGTCCACTCCCCCACCTGCGTCATCGGCGTCAGGGGCACGGGTTTTGACATCACCGAAGCCAAAGAAGCGGACAAGACAAAAGCCACGATCAACTGTACCGAAGGGTCACTGAACCTGTCGGCCCTGTCGGATAAAGGAACCGTTGTTTCCACGGCCGTTCTTGAAGCCGGCCAGATGGCCGTCATTACCGGCGGCGTCATCACCATTTCCCTGATCGGCGCGGCCGCGGCGGCCGGCGGCGGCAGTGCGGCCGCGGCAAGTTCCGGCGGCGCAACGGCAGCCGGCGGCGGGGCCACTGCCACCGCCGCGGGCACCACGGCAGCGGCCGGAACCACGGCAACCGCTGCCGGATTGTCAACCGGCGCCATCGTCGGCCTGACCGCGGCCGGGGTGGCCGGGGCCGGAGCCGCAGTAGCGGTGGCCAGCGGTGGTGGTGGTGGTGGCGGCGGCGGCGGCGGCGGCGAAGACACCGACAATAACGGCACCACGCCTTACGACGCCACCGGCACCTGGCAATGGACGCTGACGGAGGGCGAAAACAACTGCGGAGATCCGGTCATTTTAAATGATGTGGGAACTGCTACGATCACACAAACCGGAACGACCTTTACCGGTTATGATCAAGATGGCTCCTTTTCCGGGACCGTCAGCGGCGCCACCTATACCTTCACCGCCTCCACCCCGGAGGACTCCGGCACCACGACTGATTACACCACCATCGAATTAACTTCAGCCACGGAAGGCACCTACGTCACTTACTGGGAATGGACCGACGGCACCAACTCATGCAGCGGCATGGAAAAAGGTTATTTAACCAAAATCCAGTAG